In Candidatus Korarchaeota archaeon NZ13-K, one genomic interval encodes:
- a CDS encoding ABC transporter permease, which translates to MGLASLFKSGIFLDLYFVKNNRANLLAFLLWPYLMLSLVLGAGLLFGSAQSFRTNVGSDVDPVIFFVSSTLIASTSLSVMWDVGGSVLLHRWAGTLPYVLLAPHRTSTILVMSYVPRYIFWSFVQLAEFLPLLFWRKGTGMLLDAGFMAAAILMGMLPLLGFSAIFASLLLMVKEESNILSWLNPVILILSGAFYPSYLFPLWARVISQLLPTTYTFELARLSALLSTPVLREALTIMGVLLGMAALYNALSYAAMGEAERRALGGGSI; encoded by the coding sequence ATGGGCCTGGCATCCCTCTTCAAGTCCGGGATCTTCCTGGACCTCTACTTCGTCAAGAACAACAGGGCCAACCTCTTGGCCTTCCTCCTCTGGCCCTACCTGATGCTCTCGCTCGTGCTAGGCGCGGGCCTCCTCTTCGGCTCCGCGCAGTCCTTCAGGACCAACGTGGGCTCGGACGTCGATCCGGTGATCTTCTTCGTCTCCTCCACGCTGATAGCCTCGACATCCCTCTCGGTGATGTGGGACGTCGGGGGCTCCGTCCTCCTTCACAGGTGGGCCGGGACCCTGCCTTACGTTCTCTTGGCACCCCACAGGACATCGACCATACTCGTGATGTCCTACGTCCCCAGGTACATCTTCTGGAGCTTCGTTCAGCTGGCAGAGTTCCTGCCGCTCCTCTTCTGGAGGAAGGGAACCGGAATGCTCCTAGATGCCGGTTTCATGGCCGCGGCTATACTCATGGGCATGCTCCCTCTCCTCGGCTTCTCCGCCATATTCGCCTCCCTCCTCCTCATGGTGAAGGAGGAGAGCAACATACTGAGCTGGCTCAACCCCGTGATACTCATACTCTCCGGAGCGTTCTACCCATCCTACCTCTTCCCCCTCTGGGCCAGGGTCATATCTCAGCTCCTCCCCACGACCTACACCTTCGAGCTGGCCAGGCTCTCAGCGCTGCTCTCCACTCCCGTCCTGAGGGAGGCCTTGACCATAATGGGCGTGCTGCTCGGCATGGCAGCCCTCTACAATGCCCTGTCCTACGCGGCCATGGGGGAGGCTGAGAGGAGGGCCCTGGGGGGCGGATCAATATGA